From the genome of Methanofollis sp. UBA420:
TACCAGCCGCGAAGCACGGCCTCGACGAGCATGAGGCCGCCAAGAAGGCCTGACGCATAGATGAGCACGGCAAGGCCGGGCACAGGGACGAGGAGGATGGATGCGATGCCCAGACCAAAGACGAGGTGGACCATCTGGCGGCCGTACTCGTGCATGCCCTGCGTGGCATGTGATAGGATAAATCCTTGTGGTTCGCCTCTTTCGAAGGATTAATCCTCTTCACAACGAAAAATTGTGTGATATGGCTGAAGATATCTATGAAGAGGTCGTCTGCAACCACTGCGACGGTATCGGCTGCACCAACTGCGGCCGCACCGGCAGGGTGCTTGTGCGGCGGCCTGCAAAACGCTGCAGCCGGTGTGACGGTGTCGGCTGCATCTACTGCGGCTACACGGGCTGGGAAGGCCTGAAGGGGAAATACGAAGAGTGATTACCTCCGCACCTGCTGGCAGTTGAGGGCAAGAGTATATATCGGCCCGGGCGTATGGGAGTCCGGGGGACCGTGATGGCAAAGGTGAAGCGATATATCTGCAAGCACTGCGGTTATGTGTATTCTCCGCTCAGGGGTGAACCGCACCGGGGCATACCGGCAGGGACGGAGTTCGAAGACCTACCCGAGGACTATATCTGCCCGGTCTGCGGAGCGACGGGAAAGGGGCCGATTGGCACCTGGGGCTTCGAGCCCTGGAACCCTACGAGATATGTCTGCAAGATCTGCGGGTATGTGTACGACCAGAAGCGGGGTGAACCACACCGCGGCATACCGGCAGGGACGGAGTTCGAAGACCTGCCTGATGACTATGCCTGTCCGGTCTGCGGACTGGACCCGAAGATATCGAAGTATTACGGCAAGGTCGGCAAGACCCAGTTCGAGGCCCTGGAGTACTGATCCTTGCTGAGGTTTGTGGTGACCGTCCTGTTGAGGATCTCCACAAACCGCCTATTTTCTGCCTCGGTAAGAGGTCTGTCTCTCATCTCCTCGATCCTGAGATCGAGTTCTCCGTCCGAGTACTCCGCGATGACCACAAGACTCTGAGAGACCGGGTTCCCGAAGATCTCCCTGAGCTCCTCGTTCCTGTTCAGGTCATCGATGATCTGTGAGAGTACCCCCATCCTGATGCCCACACGCTTCATACCCCCTCCGCATATTGTGGTGATGGACGGCGTATTGCCATTCAGATATATAAAGAGGACGCCGGGGGTACGGGCAGGGCCTCAGGGGCCTCATCCCGGTCCAGAACTCTGCGTCTCTGCCGGGACGGTGCGTCCCCGCGCCTGTCGGAGAAAAGGCAAATGTCGGAAACGAACAATCCGGATAAGACCTCTGCAATGGAGATATTTCCGGATCTTTCATCATAAATCATGAGGAAGTCCTGAAAATTATAAAGGAAGACATATATGGGGAACCTTCCAACTGAAGGAAGGAGATGAAGACGAAGATGCTCATGTACCAGGATTCGATTTCTGAGTGGTACAATGGTGAGTTCAAGGAGTGCGTGCGGAATATCAATCTGTACCGGACCGTCGCGATGAAACTCGGGACCGTCGCGAAGGTCGACCTTGAAATCCGTGACCTCTGAATAATCTAAAAGATCCTCTTTTTTTCGGGGCGACCGGACCAGACCGAGACGGCGCCCCGAAGACCTCCCTGTTTTGTCCGGCAGCGCCTGCACGCGCAGGCGCGAGAGATTCCAGTTCCTGCCGGACCTGGCAAGCCCGGACGCTGAGCGCCTGCACGCGCAGGCGCGAGAGATTCCAGTGGGGGAACTCCGGGGCACATCAGTACTTTGCGCTGCTGGCGCCGTCATGGCGGTGCTGGTGATGGGTGTCAGGGCTGTGCGGGTGGTCGTGCCAGAGGTCGGGGTGGGCATGGGGATGGGAGTGGTACCCGTGCCGGTCGATGGCAGGCGTGCCTGCCGGGTGCTCGTGGTCGTGGTGGAGGTCGTCGTGCCTATGACGGTGTTCGTGCACCATCGCCTCGTGGTGGTGGGAGTGAGAATGCCGCTCTGTGATGAGGAGATAGGCACCGAGGCCCATGGTCAGGAGAGACGGGTAGAAGAGGACGCCCGGGTCATCGGTGAAGAGGAAGAACGAGACCAGAACACCAAAGAAGGGCGAGGTCGAGACGAGCGCACCTGTCCTGGCCGAACCGATCCCCCTCAGTGCCATCAGGAAGAAGACACTCATCAGGCCGCCGTACCCGAGGAACCCGATGATCATGGCGGCACAACAGGTCTCAGGTGACGGGATGGCCTCGCCGAGGGCCCGGGCAATGAAGAAGGTGACCGTACCGGCCCCGAGGCCTTTGATCATGACGATGGGTATGGGGTCTTTCGCCGAGATCATCTTGCTGAAGTTGTTGTCAAGACCCCAGAAGGTGCAGGTGAGGAGGATGCCGAGGGCGGCAATAGAGAAACCGAAGGCCTGGTCGGGATTCCATGAGAGGATGATGCAGGAGAGGGTGATCAGGCAGAGTGCACCCCCCATCCGGCGGCCGATCGGTTCCCGGTACCACAGGACCGCAATGATGGCCGTGGCCACGGCCTCGAAGTTGAGGAGGAGGGCGGCGGTGGCTGCAGGCGTATGGGCAAGGCTGAGCATCAACACGATGGGCGCAAGGACACCGCCCGAGATGACCACCCCGGCAAGCCAGGGGAGGTCAGAACGGCTGAGCGACGCCTCGACGCCTTCCCTACCGTTGCCGGAGAGAGAACCTGCCGCAAGGTAGATGAGAAGGCCGGTCCCGCTCCCGAGAAAGAGGAGCGACGCCATGGTGACCGGCCCGACACCGTCGAGAAGAAGTTTGGAGAAGGGTGCCGTGATCCCGAAGAGTGCGGCGGCGGCCAGGGCATAGATGACAGGAAGGTGCTCAGAGAAAGACATATGACCAGATATGACTGTTCATATTGGTCAGGCTGTGTTTTATACCTGTTGAGGCGGCAGGGAGTTACTCGCGGCGCGCCGGGAAAAACGTCGATAATACCGGGAACACTGTCCGTTCAAAGACTGATCAGAGAGAGGAATTCTAAAAGCATAGAAAACAGATTTCAGTGAAATATCATAAAAGACAATGCGAGGGAAGGGATTCGAACCCTCGAACACCTACGTGACAAGGCCCTCAACCTTGCGCCTTTGACCTGGCTTGGCAACCCTCGCCTGTTACCCTATAGAGAAGGATCTTCACATTTTTTAATCTATCGCTCAACCCGGGCACGCAAACCCCTCCTACAGGGTACCTCCCCGGAAAAATACGAAATGGCAGGGGATCCGACCCTGTGAGCGCAACGGTGCCGACCCGAAGAATCATTATCCCATAGCACCGATGATAATGCTGGCTATGTGGGCAAAAATCATGCAGGAATTTGCCGATTCCCCGGCCCAGGCCCGGGTCGTCAGGTTTCTCCTCGAGAACGGCTTTGGCGTCTCCTCTGAGGGGCGCATCACCTGCAATGGTATCGAGATACCGGCCACGCATATCGCACGGGAGATCGGGATCGACCGCCGGGTCGTCGATGCCACGGCCCGTCGTATCCTGACGATGGGGCCGGCAGCAGAGATATTTTCACTGATGAGAGCAACCCCCGATCTCTCCCAGGTGGCCGGATTCTTGAAACTCACCGTCATCACCATCCTCCCGAGAGACGCCCATGAGAAGGGGATTGTCGGTGCGGTGGTCGGCGTCCTTGCCGCGCACGACCTGGCCATCAGGCAGATCTTCGTGAACGACCCGTACTTCTCCGAGTCCCCGAAACTTGTCGTCGTCCTCGACGAACCCCTGCCTGTCGGCGTGATCGAAAAACTGCGGGCCCTCCCCCATGTTCAACAGTTGATCATCTGAGGTGACGGAGGGGTTCAAGGTCGAGGCCGAGCCTGAAGGCCCGCACCAGAAATTTTCTGCCGAGGGTAACAGATCGGTCCATCCGCTCCTCAGGCGTGATCACCCGCGTCCCTTTGACCAGATTGTCGGCATGGGCTACAATCCGTTCCTCCAGTCTTTGCGGCACCGAGTCCCTCGGTATGAGGCCGAGAAGAGCGCATTCCTCGACAGTCAGTCCCGCGCCGATATGCCTCTGGACGATCCTGGCGACCTCATCAGGACACCCTGACTGGCGGGCGAGGTCGGCGCCGACCTCGGCATGGTGGAGTGAGTGGGTCTCTGACCGGCCAAGGTCGTGGAGCATGGCCCCGGCTATCAACAGTTCCCTGTCGACGACCGAAGACCGGGCATATCCTGCAGCGACGGCGTTAACGGTACGGCAATGGGCGATGACGCGGGGATCGCACCCGGCATCACTCAGATGCGCTTCCAGTTGTTCCAAGAGTTGCATGGATCGCCGCGACCCGCCGTTTCAGGGCGCCAAGGAGCATCTCATTGTCGAAATGCTTCACCGGGGCGCCGCAGTTGGGGCAGGTAAAGTTTGAGTCAGAGACATCGTTGAAGGTGAAGATCCCGCACTCCTCGCAGATGAAAAAGTCGTTCTCCTCCTCGTACTTCGATCTCTTTGTCAGGATCTCCAGGACACGTTCGAGTTCCTCCCTGATCACCGGATAGACCATGTCGGTCCTGAGTGTCCACAGGTATGTGAGCCAGCCCGACTCCGGGTCCTTGATCCGCCTGTACTCGGCAAGACGCCTCTCGTAGAGCGTATAGAGAGTGTGCCGTACCGTATTGAGGTTGATGCCGGTCTTCTCGGCAAGTTCCTCGTCCGAGTATTCGCCCGCGGGCGGGAACCTCTCGAGGAGATCGAGGCCCTCGTTCCCGATATGGCGGAGGAGATATGCCCTGATTGCCGGATCTGCCAGCATCTCGTCTATGCCAACCATCAGGGAATATATTGACGGACGCGTGTTATATTTCTATCCAGCATGTCAAGGGCGGCGGTGCGGTCATGACCCCATCCGTAGATGCTCACCACCGCACCTCCCTCCTCGATCTCGGTCCCTGGCCAGGGGATGTCGGCGCAACAGTCGGCACAGTCGCCAAGGTCCTGTGTGAGCGTGAGGTCGCGGTCGGCAAAGAGGATCGTCCGCGCCGCCACCGTCCCGGACTTCAGGCCGTGCGGGGGAAGTGTGCCCTGACAGGCGTCGATGTGCCTCTTGAAGACGCTCTGGCCGGTGGCGATCTCGACGGTGTCGAGGGTGCCCTGGAAGCGGGGGTTGATCTCGATCGCCCACACATCGTCGTCGCCGACGACGAAGTCGACGCCGACCGACCCGACGCAGCCGCTCCGACCCACGGCCTCCTCTGCAATCGCTGCCATCTTCGCGGCGAGGGGGTGATCGAACGGCGTGATCGAGCCGGAAAAGCCGTACGCCCGGTCGCTCTCTCCGCCGCGGAGGATCTGCTCGTTGACGGCGATGGCGACGGCACGCGTCCCGTCGGCGATGCAGGAGACGCTCGCGGGTATGCCGGAGACGAGTTCCTGGGTGATCGACGGGACATCCGGCCACTCCTCTTCCCAGGCCCTGAGATCTTCAGGAGAGCGGACGACGCGGTTCCGCCACCCGCCGGCACCGTGCCGCGGTTTTATCATGGCCGGGAAGCGGCCGTCTGAGAGGTGCGGTGTCGGGATGTGAGCGTCCTCGAAGAACGTCTGGATCTCGAGTTTGTCCAGGAAACGCGCCGAGACGCCGGCAGGCGTCCCTGCATGGGGGAGGGGGACGGCGAGGTCCTCGGCCCCTGAGGTGGCGACAAAGTAGTCGATCGTGTGACCGTCGGCGATCGTGGCGATCGTATCGGGAAGATCCTCGAGTTCGTCGAACCTGAGGTGCTTGCTGGCATTCCAGCAGAGGTCCTGGTCGCAGAAATGGTCGACGGCATAGACCTCGAAACCTGCCCGCCGCGCCGACTGGACCACGTGCCTGGTCGCGAATCCCGCGACAAGGACGCGTCTCAAAGCTCGACCACCCGTTTTCCGACCTTGCAGGGCTCGACACGGATCTTCGCACCCTCGAACTTGTGGTCCATCTCCTGGCCCAGGAAGAGGCGGTCGAGGAAGATGGCAAGGCTTGATATCTCGGAGTGGGGCTGGTTGGTCACGGATACGTTGTAGTCGACCATGCCGTAGACGTCGCCCGGCACTTTCTCCGCGCCGACGATGATGAGCAGGTCTTCGGGGCGCTCCCGCACCGCGTCGGTGACCTCCCCGACGTCAAGGCCGTACATGGTGAGATGGGCGACGATGCCCCCCTTCTCCTTCCACTGCTTGATGCATTGCCGCCATTTCACGTTGTTTTCAACGAAAAATTCTCCGCCCCAGCGCTCGACCACGTCCTCGATAGAATCGACGATTCCGTGGTCTTCAGCCGCAAGGTACATTCCGTCCGCGCCGAGGGCGCGGGCCGTGAGGCCGACATGGGTGGTCACCCGCAGGTCGCGTTCAGGCCGGTGACCGAGTCTGAGGATACACACTTTCCTCATGCATTATCTCCTTTACGTGCAAAATCGGGTATCTTTATGACGCCGTCCTCGATCTCGAGGGGGATGCCGGGGCCTGCACGCAGGTGGCACCTGAGAATGGATTCCTCAAGCGAGAGGGCGCGGTATTCTTCGTCGTGCGGCTCTATGAGCAGGTACGAGACGAGGCGCTGCACCGAGGCTTCGACTGCCGCCGCATCCCCGCCGGTGTATTTCACGAGGGCAGGGATCGTCGTCGCCCTGTTCCAGGCGATCGCGTGATAGACCATCCAGTCGAATTCTTCGGATTTCACACCGTATTTTGTGCTGGATCTCACAATATACTTTTTTATCTCCGGGGGAGAGGTATCATGATGACCGATTACGAGCAGCTTGCGGCAGTGGCCGACCGGATCCTTGACGAGGCCGAGGAGGACGACGCACGCCTCGCCGGGATCCTTGACGGGATCGACGACGATATCAGGCGCGAACTCCTCACCTCGGACCTGCTCAATGCCCTTCAGGTCTACTATTACTATTTCCGGGAATATCCGGGCGACCTCCCGGCCGAGCGCCTCATGCTCGCCCCGGCCTCGGAGACGCTCCGCGGCGTGCTCCTCGACGAGGTCGATATCTTTGAACTGGTCTTCGGGGTCGATGCGTCCGGGCCGGCGATCGTCGTCACCGACGGCGAGAAGGAGTACGGACGGTTCAGGGGCGCCGGCGCGCGGAAGAAGGCCGAGGATTTTGTCCTCGACGAACTGGCTTGAGTGTATTTGCCTGAGAATAGGAGGTAGATACCAATCCTCTCTTCAGATTTGCTTGTTCTGTCTTCCCCGGCCCTATCCTGGATCGGGGGTCCGGGGGCAACGAGAAAGTCGTTAGGCTTTCGAGGTGCGAACGAAGTGAGCTAGAGAAGACCATGAGGTCTTCGATTAGTCCCCCGGCGAACTCTATGGGGAAGGCAGTTGATCCGCGCGTTCTCCCCTTATGATCAGAGAGGTCTCGACCTGATCCGGAGGTATTACCATGAAAACCATTAGCGATTCTCCCTCTGGTTCAGACTCCTCGCCAACTCCCACCCTCACACCTCCTCCCCCCGCGTGATGAGGCCGGTGTCGACCCGTGCGCCGACGATCTCGGGGAGCGTCCCCCAGGTGCCGACGGCGTCGCCGAGGATGGCGAGGGCGCCCTGCACGCCGGTGCCTGCGAGGGCGGCGAAGGGTGCGTCGTCGTCGGGGCTGAGGCCGTTGCAGAGGGAGGTCGCCCAGGCGTCGGCGAGGGCGACGTCCTCCGCGATGACGCAGACGGCGTCGGCGATGCCGAAGGAGATCGACGGCCCGACTGTCGCCGACGACGTGCAGATGCCGAGGATGGCGGGGTGCCGTGGGACGAGGAAGGCCAGTCTGTCGGAGAGGGGCGACTCGCCGGCGTGGATGCCGACCCGCGCGTCGCGGTCTGAGAAGAGGGCGATGTCCCCGCCGTTGTCGACGACGCCGAAGGAGGCGCCGGCCTCCTGCATCGCCTCCGCCCCTGCCCAGGCGATGGTGCCGGCGACCGCCGCCATGGGGCCGACGCCCGCGGAGACGGACGCCGTGCCCATCCGCCGCACGGTCAGACTCTCCGCCGGCGGGTTGTAGGGGTCGAAGGTGATCCCGAAGAAGGAGTCTTCGGCGATGAACGCCTCCAGTTCAGCACGGGCGTCGAGCATCGCACTTTTTGCCGCATCGATAAAGAGCTGCTCCTCGGCCAGGATCGTCGTGATCGTCTGCCTGTACTGGAAGTGCTCGCGGATCATGGTAGGAGACGTGTGTGTCTGCCGGTATAGATAGGGGATGGATCGGGGAGGGGCATCATTGGTGCTGGTCTCCCTGATAGAGAACACCGATCCACCGCCTTCCCCAAAATGGTTGCCGGGGGACTGATGCACCAGAGCAGGAATCCTACAGATCTTATTCACTTTTTTTGAGGGAGAATCTCACAATCAAAAAAGATTGGGGAACCATGTGCCCCAAAGGGCCGCTCATCTCAGGAGGGAGAGCGCCCCGTGCGGGCACGCCTGGAGGCACCGGCCGCAGAGGACGCAGCGCTTCTGGTCGACGACGAGGTTCCAGTCGTCGTCGAAGGAGAAGACGTCCTGCGGGCAGATGCTGATGCACGCCCCGCAGTCCACACACTCGGCCTCGTTGTGGTGGATGGCGTCCTCAAGGACACGCACCGTCGCTCCCATGTCGCGCATCTTCTGGCTGACTTCATCCGCGGAACCGTTCGGGACGTCGATGAGCACCTCGCCCTCGCCCGGTTCAATCCTGGCCCGCTCGACATTGATCAGGACGCCGGTGTCCTTGACCACCCGTGCGATGATCGGTTCGCGGACTTTCTTCCTGGAGAATGAGACCATCAGTTTCATGGTTACTGCCACCTCCCGCCGAGAAGTTTGCCGAGGTCAAGCGCGGTGAGCATGCCGATGACCCTGTTTGCAGGGTCGACCACCGGCATCGCACTGATATTGTTCCGGTCCAGTTTCTGGGCTGCGATATCCACCGCCTCGTCGGGCGTCGTCCTGACGACCTTTCGGGTCATGATGTCCCTGACAAGGAGTCGGTCGCCCGGACGTGCGACGGCCTTGGTGACGTCGTAGGTCGTGACGATCCCGACGAGGATGCCATTTGCATCGAGGACAGGCAGGTGGTTTGTCTCGCCCTTGAGAAGCCTCGTGGCCGCCGCGGTGATCTGTTCGTCCTCGGTGATGCAGACGACCTCCGGGTCCATCACCTCGCGCACCATCGGGACCACCTTCGTCTCGCGCATCGGGTGCGTCCTCTTTGCGGCATTGAAGGACCTGGTCGGGAGGGCGAGTTCGATCGACCCCTGCTCCACCCAGCCGCGCAGGGTCTCCGCGACCTCGCGGGCCTTCTTGTAGCTTGAAAGAGACGAGGTCTTCACCTCTTCGCCATTGATCTCGACCTTCCCACTCTTCAGTTCGGCAAAGCTGACACGCCGGATGGCCGGACGGTCGCGGTGCGGCACGCCGTAGTCGACAATGGTCGTCATCAGGTCCTCATCCCGTACTGCCGTGCTCCTGACGACCTCAAGGTCAGTGACAGGCAGGGGGACGCCGACGCCGACGTACATCGTGACGCCGTAGCCCTGGTACGTCGCCGCCCTGATAAAGTCAGGACTCATCTGCTTCAGGTCGCCGGTCGTCATCAGGGTCGCAAAACCGGTCGCGGGGGAGGACTGCGTGCCCTGCCCGACGATCATGCCCTCTGCCCCGCCCAGGAATATGGGGACGCCGCTCCCGATCCTGTGGTAGTGGGGGTCGTTGGCGAGGGGGGAGAGCGCCCCTGCCCCTGAATAGGAGACATTTCCGCTGTTCGGGAGGAGGAGGCCCATATAGGTGTGGAGGGTGCGGTCCGTGGTGTTTGTCGCCGCATTGTAGTTCTGGTAGGCGTTCCGCGGGTTGACCATCACGGCGTCGTTGAAGTCTTCGAGGAGGAGGGTGGAGGTCACCGTCCGGCGCGGGTAGCAGTCTGTCCCGCGGGAGATCGCACGGAGTTCGACAGACCTGCCCGAGATCAGGTCCTCGATCACGTGCGCACCGCCGTACTTATCGCCCTGCGTGGTGGACTGCTGAGTCGCCCCGAGGTAGGCGTCGACGGCGGCAACGCCCCCATATGCCTCGACGTCGTTGAGCCAGACTCTCTCCATCCTGATGGGGGGGTCGGTGTGGCCGAAGTTGAGAAAGGCACCGGAGGAGCACATTGCCCCGAAGGTCCCGGTCGTGACGACGTCCACCTCTTTGAGGGCCCCTTCCTCACCGAGTTCCGCGACAATGTCCGGCATCTCCTCTGCCGTGACGACGCGGGCATTGCCGTCGCGTATTCGTGTATTGATCTCTTCGATCGACTTCTCCATATTTTTCTATTAAACCTGCATATTTATAGGTCTTTCTTATTACTCAGGATAATAAGTGCCTTGATTATGCCGGAGAGTGATCTGTGTGTATGGATAGTGCAGACCTGGTTGCGCACCTGGAACGCATCGCGCCGCCGGAACTTGCTGAAGAATTCGACGAGGGACGGATCGGCCTCATCGTCGAAGGGAGGATGGACGTCGGGGCGGTCTGTTGCGCCCTCGACGCCACGCCTGCGGTGGCGGAGGCCGCCGCCCGTGCCGGTGCCGGCATGCTCGTCGTCCACCACACTCCCATCTGGGAACCGGTGACCGCCGTCCGCGGCACGACCGCCGGCGTCCTGCGGCCCCTGCTGGCGCACGGCATCGGCCTCTATGTGATGCACACCAACTTCGACCGCGCGGCCGGCGGGGTGAACGACACCCTCGCCCGCATCCTCGGCCTTGAGGAAGTGCGGCCGATGTCGCTTGGACGCGTCGGCACCTGCACCTGCACCCTCAGGGAGATGGCCGCCCGCATCGGCGGGAATGTCAGGGTGTACGGCGACGCACGCGACCCCGCCACCCTTGCAGTCGTCGGCGGGAGCGGCTTTGACCCGGCCCTCATCGAGGAGGCCGTCGGCCTCGGTGCGGAGGCCTTTCTCTCGGCAGAACTGAAGCACCATGTGGCGCGGGCGTCGCCGATCCCCTGCATCGAGTCGACCCACTATGCCCTGGAGGCCCCGGGCATGCAGGCGCTCGCGGAGAGGGAGGGCTGGCAGTACATCGATGATCGGCCGACAGTCACGACCCTTCCATGAAGGATATCTGGCAGGAGATCAGGGACGCGGGCGGCCTGACCCCGCCGATCAGGGAGCAAATCTGTCGTTCCTACAGGGGCCGGGGGGAAAAGGCGCTCGCAGCAGTCGACGGCGGGATGGTGCGGAAGTACAACGACTTCTTTGTCGTCACCGGTTGTTCGGACGAGTACATCGTCGAGGACGATTTCTGCACCTGCAAGGACTTCATCTACCGGGGGCGGTGCTGCTGGCACATCCTTGCCGTGCAGATCGCCGTAGCAGCAGGGTCATATCAGGAAAAAGACGGTTGGTATATTGATCGATGGAAGATGATCCGGTGAACACGATAAACAATATAATCATCCATTACCGAATAATAAGTAATAAGACGTGGTTTTGAATGCTCGAAGAAGAGTATCAGCTTGAATATTTTAAATCCCAGGGCTTCGTGCGGAAGGTCTGCACCAAGTGCGGGTCGGCGTTCTGGACCAGAGACCCGTCCCGGGAGACCTGCGGGGATGCACCCTGCGAGCCGTATGCCTTTATCGGCAACCCCGTTTTTCAGCCGCATTCCCTGGACGAGATGAGGGAGGCGTTTCTTTCGTTTTTCGAGCGGCATGGCCACACGCGTATCGAGCGCTACCCTGTCGTCGCCCGCTGGCGTGACGATATCTACCT
Proteins encoded in this window:
- a CDS encoding rubredoxin, whose translation is MAKVKRYICKHCGYVYSPLRGEPHRGIPAGTEFEDLPEDYICPVCGATGKGPIGTWGFEPWNPTRYVCKICGYVYDQKRGEPHRGIPAGTEFEDLPDDYACPVCGLDPKISKYYGKVGKTQFEALEY
- a CDS encoding EamA family transporter; protein product: MSFSEHLPVIYALAAAALFGITAPFSKLLLDGVGPVTMASLLFLGSGTGLLIYLAAGSLSGNGREGVEASLSRSDLPWLAGVVISGGVLAPIVLMLSLAHTPAATAALLLNFEAVATAIIAVLWYREPIGRRMGGALCLITLSCIILSWNPDQAFGFSIAALGILLTCTFWGLDNNFSKMISAKDPIPIVMIKGLGAGTVTFFIARALGEAIPSPETCCAAMIIGFLGYGGLMSVFFLMALRGIGSARTGALVSTSPFFGVLVSFFLFTDDPGVLFYPSLLTMGLGAYLLITERHSHSHHHEAMVHEHRHRHDDLHHDHEHPAGTPAIDRHGYHSHPHAHPDLWHDHPHSPDTHHQHRHDGASSAKY
- a CDS encoding regulator of amino acid metabolism, contains ACT domain protein codes for the protein MWAKIMQEFADSPAQARVVRFLLENGFGVSSEGRITCNGIEIPATHIAREIGIDRRVVDATARRILTMGPAAEIFSLMRATPDLSQVAGFLKLTVITILPRDAHEKGIVGAVVGVLAAHDLAIRQIFVNDPYFSESPKLVVVLDEPLPVGVIEKLRALPHVQQLII
- a CDS encoding HDIG domain-containing metalloprotein encodes the protein MQLLEQLEAHLSDAGCDPRVIAHCRTVNAVAAGYARSSVVDRELLIAGAMLHDLGRSETHSLHHAEVGADLARQSGCPDEVARIVQRHIGAGLTVEECALLGLIPRDSVPQRLEERIVAHADNLVKGTRVITPEERMDRSVTLGRKFLVRAFRLGLDLEPLRHLR
- a CDS encoding transcription factor, with product MVGIDEMLADPAIRAYLLRHIGNEGLDLLERFPPAGEYSDEELAEKTGINLNTVRHTLYTLYERRLAEYRRIKDPESGWLTYLWTLRTDMVYPVIREELERVLEILTKRSKYEEENDFFICEECGIFTFNDVSDSNFTCPNCGAPVKHFDNEMLLGALKRRVAAIHATLGTTGSASE
- a CDS encoding ATP-grasp domain-containing protein, which codes for MRRVLVAGFATRHVVQSARRAGFEVYAVDHFCDQDLCWNASKHLRFDELEDLPDTIATIADGHTIDYFVATSGAEDLAVPLPHAGTPAGVSARFLDKLEIQTFFEDAHIPTPHLSDGRFPAMIKPRHGAGGWRNRVVRSPEDLRAWEEEWPDVPSITQELVSGIPASVSCIADGTRAVAIAVNEQILRGGESDRAYGFSGSITPFDHPLAAKMAAIAEEAVGRSGCVGSVGVDFVVGDDDVWAIEINPRFQGTLDTVEIATGQSVFKRHIDACQGTLPPHGLKSGTVAARTILFADRDLTLTQDLGDCADCCADIPWPGTEIEEGGAVVSIYGWGHDRTAALDMLDRNITRVRQYIP
- a CDS encoding tRNA (cytidine(56)-2'-O)-methyltransferase, with the protein product MRKVCILRLGHRPERDLRVTTHVGLTARALGADGMYLAAEDHGIVDSIEDVVERWGGEFFVENNVKWRQCIKQWKEKGGIVAHLTMYGLDVGEVTDAVRERPEDLLIIVGAEKVPGDVYGMVDYNVSVTNQPHSEISSLAIFLDRLFLGQEMDHKFEGAKIRVEPCKVGKRVVEL
- a CDS encoding UPF0280 family protein, with product MIREHFQYRQTITTILAEEQLFIDAAKSAMLDARAELEAFIAEDSFFGITFDPYNPPAESLTVRRMGTASVSAGVGPMAAVAGTIAWAGAEAMQEAGASFGVVDNGGDIALFSDRDARVGIHAGESPLSDRLAFLVPRHPAILGICTSSATVGPSISFGIADAVCVIAEDVALADAWATSLCNGLSPDDDAPFAALAGTGVQGALAILGDAVGTWGTLPEIVGARVDTGLITRGEEV
- a CDS encoding 4Fe-4S binding protein; this encodes MKLMVSFSRKKVREPIIARVVKDTGVLINVERARIEPGEGEVLIDVPNGSADEVSQKMRDMGATVRVLEDAIHHNEAECVDCGACISICPQDVFSFDDDWNLVVDQKRCVLCGRCLQACPHGALSLLR
- a CDS encoding homocysteine biosynthesis protein; protein product: MEKSIEEINTRIRDGNARVVTAEEMPDIVAELGEEGALKEVDVVTTGTFGAMCSSGAFLNFGHTDPPIRMERVWLNDVEAYGGVAAVDAYLGATQQSTTQGDKYGGAHVIEDLISGRSVELRAISRGTDCYPRRTVTSTLLLEDFNDAVMVNPRNAYQNYNAATNTTDRTLHTYMGLLLPNSGNVSYSGAGALSPLANDPHYHRIGSGVPIFLGGAEGMIVGQGTQSSPATGFATLMTTGDLKQMSPDFIRAATYQGYGVTMYVGVGVPLPVTDLEVVRSTAVRDEDLMTTIVDYGVPHRDRPAIRRVSFAELKSGKVEINGEEVKTSSLSSYKKAREVAETLRGWVEQGSIELALPTRSFNAAKRTHPMRETKVVPMVREVMDPEVVCITEDEQITAAATRLLKGETNHLPVLDANGILVGIVTTYDVTKAVARPGDRLLVRDIMTRKVVRTTPDEAVDIAAQKLDRNNISAMPVVDPANRVIGMLTALDLGKLLGGRWQ
- a CDS encoding Nif3-like dinuclear metal center hexameric protein → MDSADLVAHLERIAPPELAEEFDEGRIGLIVEGRMDVGAVCCALDATPAVAEAAARAGAGMLVVHHTPIWEPVTAVRGTTAGVLRPLLAHGIGLYVMHTNFDRAAGGVNDTLARILGLEEVRPMSLGRVGTCTCTLREMAARIGGNVRVYGDARDPATLAVVGGSGFDPALIEEAVGLGAEAFLSAELKHHVARASPIPCIESTHYALEAPGMQALAEREGWQYIDDRPTVTTLP
- a CDS encoding SWIM zinc finger family protein yields the protein MKDIWQEIRDAGGLTPPIREQICRSYRGRGEKALAAVDGGMVRKYNDFFVVTGCSDEYIVEDDFCTCKDFIYRGRCCWHILAVQIAVAAGSYQEKDGWYIDRWKMIR